In the genome of Campylobacter showae CSUNSWCD, the window TAAAATTTCGCTCACTTTGACGGTTTCTTTAGTTAGCCCGTCACGCGTAACGAGCTCGACCGTGCCCTCTGCTAGTCCTTTGCCCACGATCACGGCATAAGGAAATCCCATTAGTTCAAAATCGTTCATCTTTACGCCAAAGCGCTCGTTTCTATCGTCAAGCAGCACAGAAATGCCAGCCGCGCGCAAGTCCTCGTAAAGCCCCTGAGCAAATTTGACTCCCTCTTCGTCTTTTAAATTTGAGACGATGATTTCAAATTTAAACGGAGCTAGGGTTTCGTTCCAGATTATGCCCTTTTCGTCGTGCTTGGCCTCGACGGCGACGGCAACCAGGCGGCTGATGCCGATACCGTAGCAGCCCATGATAAACGGTTTTGCCTTGCCGTTTTCATCTAAAAACGTCGCACCCATCGGCTCAGAGTACTTAGTACCTAGCTTAAATATATGTCCAACCTCGATACCTTTACTAACGCTTAAATTTCCGCCGCAGCAAGGGCACTTATCGCCGGCTTTGACCGCGGTTAGGTCTTTGAAACGATCGGCGTTAAAGCTACTAACGCTAACGCCGACGAAGTGATAATCCCGCTCGTTTGCGCCGCAGATCATCTGCGATTCGCCTTCAAGCTCTTTGTCGATGTAAAACTCCACGCCTTTTAGCCCGACCGGCCCGCAAAATCCGCCCACAAGCCCGGCTGCCGCGATCTGGGATTCAGTCGCATCCGCTAGCTCGAGCGCTCCGCACGCGTTTTGCGCTTTAACCTCTTGTAGTTCGTCCTCGCCGCGCACGAAAAATACCACGATTTTCTCGCTCTTTTCGCCTTTATCGTCGATAAAAATCGCCTTTTTTATCACCGCTTTTATACAGTAAAACTCATCAACTCTAAAAAACTCCGCCACGTCTTTGATGGTTTTGGCGTTTGGAGTTAAAAATTTAGCCGCGTCAGCCTCGGGCCGCTCAGCCTGCGTCGTTCGTTTTGCGCGGGTTGCGGCCTCTATGTTTGCGGCATAGTCGCAGTTTTCGCAGACGATGATGTCGTCCTCGCCGCTATTTGCAAGCACCATAAACTCTTTACTTCCGCTGCCGCCTATCGCGCCGCTATCGGCTCTAACCGCGCGGAAATTTAGCCCAAGGCGAGTAAAAATTTTGCTATAAGTTTTCTCCATCAGGTCAAATTCACGGTCCAGATCCTCGGCGCTTGCATGAAAGCTATATCCGTCCTTCATCAAAAACTCGCGCCCTCTAAGTAGCCCAAATCTCGGCCTCGCTTCATCTCTAAATTTGGTATTGATCTGATACAAATTTAGCGGCAGCTGCTTATAGGACGTCACTTTGCCTCGCACGAGCGCGACGACGCTCTCTTCGTTGGTCGGGCTTAGGACGAAGTCGTTTTCCTTGCGGTCCTTAAAGCGCAAAAGCTCCTTGCCATAGACGTCAAAGCGTCCGCTCTCGCGCCAAAGATCAGCCGACGTCACGAAGCTCATCGAGATCTCCTGCGCGCCCGCCTCGTCAAGCTCCTCTTTGACGATATTTTTTATATTTTCAAGCACTCGTTTTCCAAGCGGCAAAAAGTTGTAAAGTCCGCTACCTACCTGCTCGGCGTAGCCCGCTCGGAGCAAAAATTTATGACTTGCCAGGCTTGCGTCTTTTGGCGCTTCTTTTGCTGTCGGCGCGTAAAATTTGCTAAATTTCATTCGTTCTCCCATTCAAATTCATTATTTTCTTCTTGCGGCGTTTGCTCCGCGATGTTAAAGATTTCCCCGATAGCTCTTAACTGCGCTTCGCTTCCCGCAGCGCCCGCTAGGTTTTTTAAATTTATCGTCGGCGAGTGCAAAAACGCCTTAAAAACCTGATGTATGAGGCGGTACGCTTCCTCTTTATCGCTATGTTTTAGATAGCCCTTTTTTAGGGCTTTTGCGAGTTCTCTTTCGGCGCACTCTTTAGCCTGTTCTCTGATGCCTTTGATTAGCGGCGTGACTGCTAGTTCGCGCAGCATTTGGAAAAATGCCGCCGTATTTCGCCCGACGATACCGTATGCGATCTGCGCCTGTTCCTCACGCAGGGCGAGATTTTTATTTACGATCTCCTGCAGGTCGTCCACGGCGTAAATTTTGATATTTTCACTCTCCGTGATAGCGACATCGCGCGGCACGGCGATGTCGAAAAAATAACGCTTAAACTCCCTAGTCTCAACCATAGAGTCGATCAAAACGGGATGCGGCGCGGCAGTCGCGGAAAATATGATTTGATATTTGTTAATATACTGCGCTACGTTTGAAAGTGCGTCGTATTCGTTATTATCCCCCAGCGTCAGGGCTAAATTTTTAGCGCGCTCTTTGTTTCGGCTGACGATTATCGTTCGCGCGCCGCTTGCTATTAGATGTTTTGCGGCTAGCTCCGCCATCTCTCCAGCTCCCACTATCACGGCAACCATGCCGTTTAATGTGCCAAAAATCTCCTTTGCCTTCGCCACTGCAACGCTTGAGACCGAGATCGGATTTTTGGAGATTTCAGTTTTGTTTCGCACCTCCGCCGCACACTTAAAGGCAAACTCCATCGCCCTGCCAAGCTTTGCGCCGCATTTGCCGTTAGCGCGGGCAAATTTATACGCCTCTTTTAGCTGACCTGCGATCTGCGTCTCGCCGATGACTAGGCTATCTAGCGAACTAGCTACGGCAAAGAGGTGGTGCACGGCGCCGTTATCCTCGTAGATGTCGGCTCTGCTTTGCAGCTCCTCAAAAGGGATGCCGCAGATGAGCGACATGCAGGCGATGATGTGCTTGCTAGCGCCTTCAACAGTCTTAACGCTAGCGATGATCTCGACGCGGTTGCAGGTGCTAAGCACCATACATTCGTTGATATTTTGGCTGGAGCTAATGAGGCGTAAAATTTCGTTTTTGCGCTCGATGTTAGAAAAAGAGAGCTTTTCGCGCACGGAGATATCGGTGTTTTTGTGCGTAAAGCTCACGCTTGCGTAATGCATTAAAATTCCCTATCTATCATTGATTTTACGATGTTTTCTAGGCCGTCTATGTTAAATTTCTCTACCGATTTTATCGCCTGCTCGCCTAAATTTTTAGCCACTTCTATGCTTTTTTTTATCGCGCCCGTTTCGTCCATCTTTGCCCTTACCCAGCCGCGCTCGGCCTCGCTAAGATCCTTTTTAAATAGGCTTTTTAGCTTCTCTTTGTCCGCTTCGCTTAAGCTTTCGTAAAGATAAATGTAAGGCAGCGTCGTTTTACCCTCTTTAAAGTCGCTAAAATTCGGTTTTCCAAGCGTCGTGGCGTCTTGTGTGACGTCTAGGATGTCGTCGATTATCTGAAATGCTAGGCCTAAATTTTTGCCGTAAATTTTAAAATTACGCGCGTCAAGCCCAGCCAGCATCGCTCCGACCGCGGCAGCAGCCTCGATCAAAACGGCGGTTTTATAGTAGATCATCGTTTCGTATGCGAACTTGTCTTCGTTAAATTTAGCCGAGAGATCCACGTCCATCATCTCGCCCACGCTTAGTTTGCTAACCGCGCCCGATATCTCTCCCGCGATCTCGTGCGGAAATTTAGATAGCTCGTAAAAGCCCTTCGAGTAGAGGATATCGCCCAGCATCACGGCGTTTTTGGTGCCAAAGCTCGCATTTATACTAGGGCTTCCACGCCTGGTGTTCGCGTCGTCTATTACGTCGTCGTGAAGTAAACTAGCTAGGTGAATAAGCTCGATAATCGCGCAAATTTTGAGACTTTGCTCGCTTTCGCCCGCTATTTTTAAAAGTAGCTTAGAGCGCAGCTTTTTACCCGAATTTATCCGCGCAAACATCGCATTTGCAGGCTCGTAGCCAAGCTCTGCGATAAAATTTTTCATTATCAGATCGATTTTTTCCATTTATGCTCACTTAAATTTTGCTTTTATCTGGCGTTTTGCGCGCTGTTTTGAGCGCCGCCCTGCTTTTTTGGCGGGTCCAAAAACTCTACGTCCACGCGCTGTTCATCGTCGTTTATCAGCACGCGAAATTTCGCCACGCCTTGCTTAAAATCCTCAAAAACGAGATAAAGCGCGACGCGGTCGCTAGGCGGATACTTGAGGTCAGGTATCAAAGTCTGCTTATAGGTTTCAAGGCCGCGCCTTAGCGACATAACAAGCTGGCGAGGATAGTTTCGGTAGCGCGAATGAACGATAATGTTCGTGTTATCAAAAAGCGTCCAGCGAAAGTCGAAGCTCTCACGCTCGTCCGTACCCTTTTTAGTGACGAAAACCCGTGCCCACTCGTCTTTTTTGAGCTCAAAAAGGTGCTCTTCCTCGAAATTTACCGCGCCGAAAGCCAGCGATAAAAACAACGAAAATATAACGGCTATTTTACTCATTTTGACTTAAAATATCCCCACTAAGCCCGATATAAATGTCGTTTAGACGCTCATTTATCAGGGTTTGATTTTGAGAAATAAACGAATTTTGCGCCGTTTCGTCAAAGCCGTTTTTTTCACAAAATTCGCTCATTGCGATAAATTTTTCAAAGGTCTTTTCAAGCTCGTTTTCGACTAAGTTTTTGTTCGCGTTAAATAAAATTTCAAAGAATTTTTCTCTCGGACTTTGAGAAAATATATCATAATCCATAAATTTTAAAACCTTTTGTAAATCTTAAAATACATACTATTTTTTGTAAAATCTTACCTAAAATCATACGCACTATAATACGCTAAATTTTTATAACTTCTCGATATATAGGGCTGCCTCAGCCACCGTAAAGACATTGTCGCAGCTTGGACTTTGACTACCAAAGCCCCAGCAAACGTTTAGATATTTCATATCAGCATTGCGTGCGGCAAGCTCATCTTTTTTACTATCTCCGACAAATATCGCTTTATCAAATTTTCCTGATTTTAATATCAAATTTAGCATCGCGGGATCTGGTTTTTGAGGTACGTTTTCGTCCGCTCCTACTATAAGATCAAAAAATTTAAATATTCTGCTTCTTTGTAAAATTTCATCCAAAGTATATCTTGGCGCATTGCTAGCTAGAGCGACGAAGTGCCCCGCCTCTTTTAGTCCTGCTAGCAGTCCATCGACGCCATCATATGCAGTAGCGTATTCGCGGTAATTTTTCTTAAATTTGGCTTCAAAGTTATCCCGCAGTTTCATATCCGGCTTATCGATACCGTAAAAGTCAAGCCCCAAATTTCGCCCCGGCTCGTTTATGGCCTTTACGATAAACTCGGCCGCCAGATCGCCATCAAGCCCTAGCTCGCGCCGCACCTCGTTTACCGTCTTGCAGATCGCTTTTGCGCTATCTATGAGCGTGCCGTCCATGTCAAATATCACGCATTTCACTCTTCGTCCTTATATTTTTTTCTATGTTTTTCTTTTTTATACGTTTTTTGATTTTTTAGCTTTTCTAGCGCGTTGGCGTAGGCTATTAGCTCGGCTCTCTCGCCGCCTTTTACGACCAAATTTACGAAATTTTCAAGAGATTTCGAGTAGGCGTTATCTAAAAAAACGGGCTCGATCTTGCGTAAAATTTCGGCGTTTTTGCCGACCCTAGCGCGAAATTCGCCCTCGTTAAAATCCTCTCTTTTTAGCGCGCTAATCGCTGCTTTTGCGAATTTTTCCAAGCCGCGCAGGTATTTTACGCGCTTAAATTTGTCGTTTTGTTCAGCCATTTTTTCCTTTCAAAAGCCCAATTATACCAATTTAAACATTTAGCGGTTATAATGCGCGCAAATTTTACAAGGAGAAAAGATGCAAAAAGAGACGATCGCCACGCACTATGGCTACGACACCAAGGCAGGCCCCGGCGCCATGGCGGTGCCGATTTACCAGACTACGGCTTATGATTTCGGTAGCGCCGAGACGGCCGCGGCGAGATTTCAGCTAGAAGCTCCTGGCCACATCTATACAAGGCTGGGCAACCCAACGACGGACGTGCTAGAGAGCCGTATAGCCGCGCTCGAGGAGGGCTCAGCCTCTATCGTGACGGCCAGCGGTCAGGCGGCGATTTTTTACTCGATCGCAAATTTAGCCGCAGTCGGCGACAACATCATCGTGGCAAAGAAAATTTACGGTGGCACGATGGTTCTTTTTATGCACACGCTTAAGCGTTTCGGTATCGAGGCGCGAGTGTTTGACAGCGACAGCGCGGACGATCTTGAAAATTTGATCGACGATAAAACTCGCGCGATATTTTTCGAGACGCTATCAAACCCGCAAATCGCAATACCAAATTTTAAAAAGATCGTCGAGATCGCGGACAAGCACGGCGTCGTAACGATCGCCGATAACACCGTGCCTACGCCGATCATTTTCCAGCCGCTAAATCACGGCGTAGACGTCGTCGTGCATAGCGCTAGCAAATATATCTGCGGCCAAGGTCTAAGCCTATCTGGCGCGGTCGTCGCTAGCAAAAATTTAAACGCTAAGTTAGTCGGTAACGCCAGGTACGCGCACTTTAACGAGCCTGATGAGAGCTATCACGGGCTAGTTTACGCGCAAATGGCGGATAAATTTGACATCTATACGCTGCGCATGAGAGTGGCTTTGGTGCGCGACATAGGCGCTACGATCTCGCCTTTTAACTCATGGCAGCTGATACAGGGGCTTGAGACGTTAAGCGTTCGTATCGAGAGACACTCGCAAAATGCGCGCAAGATCGCCGAGTTTTTAAACTCGCATAAACATGTCAAGCGCGTAACCTACCCTGCGCTAAAAAGCGATCCCGAGCACGAAAAGGCGCAAAAATACTTTAAAGACGGTATGGCTAGCGGGCTAATGTGCTTTGAAACCGATAGCTTTGAACGCGCCGTAAAGATGCTGGGCAAAGTAAAGCTATTTAAAATCGTCGTAAATATCGGCGACTCAAAGTCACTCATCACGCACCCGGCCTCCACTACGCATCAGCAGCTCTCGAGCGAGGAGCTAACGAAAGCTGGCATAACAAAAGAACTAATCAGAATAAGCGTCGGCCTAGAAAACGCCGACGACCTCATCGCCGATCTGGCGCAGGCTTTGGAGTAAAATAAGGCTAAATTTGAAAGATAAATTCGGCTAAATTTAAGCTAAATTCAAATATACCCCTTCGGCGGTTTCACCGCCCTGGGGCTAAACGCTAGATTGTTAAATTTGATCAAGAGGGCTTCCCTCTTGATCCTTGGCTCGTCCAAACTCAAATTTGAGCAGGCTACTTGTCCTTGTTCTTATCGGCTTTTTCCTTTATCTCTTCCGCCGCCTTTAAGTCTAGTTGCGCCTGCTTAAACGCTTTACGTGCCTTATCTACCCGGCGAGAGTTTTTAACGCTGGCGTCATCGGTATAAACCTTTTCTGCTTCCTCAAGCTCGGTTTTAGCCTTACCGAAATTCTGCTGCGCTGCCTCAAGCTTATTAGTAGCTTTGTCGCCGCCTGCTAGCTCGGCTTTTGACGTTACCTTGCCAGTTACTGGGTTTCTGCCGATAGTCATATCAAGCTCGCGTTTGGCGCGCTCCGCAGTGCCGCGATTAACGCCGCACTCTTCCTTGCCGCCCATCATAACCCCCCCCCAATATATTTAGGTCTATTTTTCGGGTCATCGCAATCAACCTTAGCAAAAGCGCTTAAATTAAACGCGCTTAAAAGTAAAGTTATAATTAGTGCTTTATTTTTCATCTTTAACGCCTTTCTCTTTATTTTTATTAAGTCCTTTTTTATTTCTTATTCTACGAAATGCGCTTGAAAATGTAGATAAGGTCATTTCCTCAAATTTCATTTCTATTTCCTTTCTTTAAATTTTACGCAAATGGCAACAAATTTACGCCGTAAACGTCTTTAAGGTTTCGTTGTATTTGTTTTCGTCCTCGCACTGGATCAGTAGCAAGTCGCCATCCTCAAATACTGATGAGCCCGTCGGTTTGATGTATTCGCCCTTTCGCTTGATGAGTAGCACCAAAAAGTCGCTAGGAAGCTCGAGCTCGGCTAGGTTTTTACCCACGACTTCGGCGTCAAAGCGTATAGTGTGCTGACGTAAAGTGTGGTAAAAGATCGGCAAGTTCGACATCTCGACCTCTTCGGCTACGACCTCTTCTTTGACGCCGCATTTTTGCGCGACCTTTTCTAGCGTCATACCTTGGATGATGATCGAGACGAACACGACGAAAAATATCGTGTTAAAAATCAGCTCCGAGTTTGGCAAATTTGCCCCGAACGGATAGGTCGCAAGTACGATAGGAACGACGCCGCGAAGCCCGACCCACGAGATAAACATCTTTTCTTTCACGTTGTAACGCGAAAAAAGTAACGACGCGAAAACGCCCACCGGACGCGCGATAAACATGATCCAAAACGCGATCACTGTGCCCGCAAGCGCGACGGCGGGCAGCTGAGAAGGATTTACCAAAAGTCCCAGCGTCAAAAAGATGACGATCTGCATCGCCCACGCGATACCGTCGTGAAAACCGATCAAATTTTTCTTATGCGCGAACTCTTTTTTATTTATAAACATACCCGCGATATAAACAGCCAAAAAGCCGTTGCCGCCGACCTTGCCCGCTAGCACGTATAAAAGCATCACCCAAGCCATCGAAAAAACAGGATATAGCCCCCAGTACTCAAGCCTTAGACGGTTAAAAAGCCCAGGTAGCGCGACGCCAAATACATAGCCCATCAGCCCGCCGAGTAAAAACTGCTTGATGAGTGCGACAGTGATGTCAGAGGCGTCTGGGACGGTGTTTAGGGCGATGATTTGTATCATTGTGACAGTGAGGAAAATCGCCATCGGATCGTTTGAGCCAGATTCTAGCTCCAAAAGCGGTCGGATGTTATTTTTTAGCAAAATTTCCTTCGCTCCAAGGATCGCAAACACCGCCGCAGCGTCGGTCGAGGAGATGATCGCTCCAAAAAGCAAGGCTTCAAGCCAAGTTAGCCCTAGTAAAAATTTAACCAAAAGTGCGACCAGAGCCGCCGTCAGCACGACGCCAACGGTCGCGAGCATGATGCCACTCATCATGATAGGCTTTATCGATTTTAAATTCGTATCAAGCCCGCCAGTGTAGAGGATAAAAATAAGTGCGATTATGCCCACATCATGAGCGATGAGCTGGCTATCAAAGGCGATGCCTAGCAGTCCGTCCGAGCCAGCCAGCATCCCAACCGCCAAAAATACGACTAACGACGGGATACCGAATCTATCTGAAACCTTGCTAGAGACGATACAAGCGATAAGTAGAATAGAAAAAAATAGTAAAAAAGTTTCTAACATTGTCCCTCATTTGAGTTCAAAGCGGGGCAAATTTAAGGCTAAATTTAGTACCACTAAAGCCTCAAATTTGGCGCGTTTTGTAAGTAAATTTTACCCGATTTTACCTTTTTTAACGATAAAAAGGATTAATTTTTATCATCATAAAAGATGAGATCAAAGCTATTTTTGCGCTTTACCAGAGCCTTTTTAGACGGCACGCCGCCCTGCTCCATTTTAGCCAGCTCCTCTTTCATCTGCTTTATCATGACTTCAGACTGCTCGATCTGCTCTTTTAACTGCAAGATGATATCCACGCCTGCTAAATTTACACCCAGATCGCGCGTTAGACTCAGTATCATCTTGATACGATCCATGTCTTTTTCGGAGTAAAGACGCATCTTGCCCTCGGTTCTTGATGGCTCTAGCAGCCCCTCGCGCTCGTATTGGCGCAGCGTCTGCGGATGTATGGAGAGCACCTTTGCTACGACGCTGATTAGATATACTGGTTCTTCGTATTGTTTCATCTTATGCCTCCGGGAGTTTTTGCTTCATAAGTTCGGCTAGCTCGCCGTCTAGGGCATTTACGTCCGGCAATGACACGCGCGCTCGCAGATACAGATCGCCGAATATCCCGCTTTTTCTATTTTGCACGCCGTATCCTTTAAGCCTGATTTTTTGCCCGGATTTTGAGTTTTCGGCGATTTTTATCGTTACGTCTTTTTTAGGCGTTTTTACGTCTATCTTACCGCCAAACATCATCGTTTTTAGCGGGATTAGCACGTCTTTATATAGATCGTCGCCGTCTCTTTCGTATTCGTCGCTAGGCGCGATATTTACGGTTAGTATCAGATCTCCGCGTCCGCCGCTACCTTTGCCTTTTATGCGTAGCTTTTCGCCGTCATTTATGCCGTTTGGGATTTTTATTTTGATGTTTTCGCCGTTAAAATTTATCGAGTGTTCGCCACCTTTTACCGCTACGTCAAACGGGATAGTTACCTTTGCGCGGGAGTCTAGATCCTCATCGTCCTCAAAACCGCTAAATCCGCCAGTTTGCCTAAAGCCACCAAATCCGCCTCTGCTAGAAAAGGCGCCAAAACCGCCTCCGCCGAAGATATTTTTTAAAATTTCGTCCAAATTTCCCATACCCGAGCTGCTCGCAAAGTCATGGAAATTTTGCCCGCCAAACATCGCGTCGCCGTGCCTGTCGTACTGCGCGCGCTTTTTTTCGTCGCTTAAAATTTCATACGCGGCGTTTATTTCTTTAAATTTATCCTCCGCGCCTGGGTCTTTGTTGATATCGGGATGATACTTTCGAGCCAGCCTGCGATAGGCCTTTTTGATCTCGTCGCCGGTGGCCTTTTCGGACACCCCTAACGTTTCGTAAAGACTATTGCTCATGTTATGTCCTTATAGTCAATTAATTTTACAGCGATTATAGCATAAAAGTTTAGCGTATGTCAATCAAGTATAGTAAATAAAACGATTTTAAACGACTTAAATAATAATTAACTTTACGTTGAGCTTAGCGCCATATAATCGCGCTTTGAAAAAATTTTATCAAAAGGAAAAGTAATGAAAAAGATAACCGTATTATCTTTGGCTACTTCTTGCGCAATCTTTGCCGCAAGCATAAATTTTAACGAACCAGCAGAGGATTTCACTAGAGTAAATCCGGAATTTAACAAAAACGTCGTACTGTCCTACAACAGTTCTATCGCCGACGCTAAAAAATCAGTCGTAAATATCTCCACCACAAAAACCGTCAGCAGCAACGTAGCAGATATGAACGATATGTTTAGCGATCCGTTTTTCAAGGACTTTTTCGGATTTCAGTTTAATATCCCTCAAGAAAAACAAAAAAGCAGCTCGCTGGGATCAGGCGTCGTCATATCTAGCGACGGCTACATCGTGACAAACAACCACGTCGTAGAAGATAGCGACGAGATCGTCGTCACGCTGCTAGATAGCGACAAAGAGTATAAAGCCAAAATCGTCGGCACCGACCCTAAAACCGACTTAGCCATCATCAAAATAGACGCAAAAGAGCTAAAAGCCATACCATTTGCCGACTCGGCTAAGTTAATGGAAGGCGATATAGTATTTGCCATCGGAAATCCGTTCGGCGTAGGCGGCAGTATCACTCAGGGCATAGTTTCCGGCCTAAATAAAGACAACATCGGTCTAAATCAATACGAAAATTTCATCCAGACAGACGCCTCGATAAACCCGGGTAACTCGGGCGGCGCGCTAGTCGATAGCCGCGGCTATCTAGTAGGCATAAACTCAGCCATACTTAGCCGCAGTGGCGGAAACAACGGCATCGGCTTTGCTATCCCGTCAAATATGACTAAAGATATCGCCAAAAAACTCATCGAAGACGGCAAGATTGAGCGTGGATATATCGGCGTGATGATAGCAAATCTAAACGAAGAGCAAAAAGAGATATACAAAAACAAAGAAGGCGCGCTCATTAGCAGCGTAGAAAGCGGCCTTCCTGCGGATGTTGCGGGACTAAAACGAGGCGATCTCGTAATCAAAATCGACGATAAAGAGATCAAAAACGCAAATGATCTAAAAAATCTCATCGGCTCGCTAGCTCCAAACAAAGAGATCACGCTAACCTATGAACGCTCCGGTAAAATCGAAACCGCCAAGATAAAACTAGCTAACGCAAACGCGAAATC includes:
- a CDS encoding O-acetylhomoserine aminocarboxypropyltransferase/cysteine synthase family protein, encoding MQKETIATHYGYDTKAGPGAMAVPIYQTTAYDFGSAETAAARFQLEAPGHIYTRLGNPTTDVLESRIAALEEGSASIVTASGQAAIFYSIANLAAVGDNIIVAKKIYGGTMVLFMHTLKRFGIEARVFDSDSADDLENLIDDKTRAIFFETLSNPQIAIPNFKKIVEIADKHGVVTIADNTVPTPIIFQPLNHGVDVVVHSASKYICGQGLSLSGAVVASKNLNAKLVGNARYAHFNEPDESYHGLVYAQMADKFDIYTLRMRVALVRDIGATISPFNSWQLIQGLETLSVRIERHSQNARKIAEFLNSHKHVKRVTYPALKSDPEHEKAQKYFKDGMASGLMCFETDSFERAVKMLGKVKLFKIVVNIGDSKSLITHPASTTHQQLSSEELTKAGITKELIRISVGLENADDLIADLAQALE
- a CDS encoding proline--tRNA ligase — protein: MKFSKFYAPTAKEAPKDASLASHKFLLRAGYAEQVGSGLYNFLPLGKRVLENIKNIVKEELDEAGAQEISMSFVTSADLWRESGRFDVYGKELLRFKDRKENDFVLSPTNEESVVALVRGKVTSYKQLPLNLYQINTKFRDEARPRFGLLRGREFLMKDGYSFHASAEDLDREFDLMEKTYSKIFTRLGLNFRAVRADSGAIGGSGSKEFMVLANSGEDDIIVCENCDYAANIEAATRAKRTTQAERPEADAAKFLTPNAKTIKDVAEFFRVDEFYCIKAVIKKAIFIDDKGEKSEKIVVFFVRGEDELQEVKAQNACGALELADATESQIAAAGLVGGFCGPVGLKGVEFYIDKELEGESQMICGANERDYHFVGVSVSSFNADRFKDLTAVKAGDKCPCCGGNLSVSKGIEVGHIFKLGTKYSEPMGATFLDENGKAKPFIMGCYGIGISRLVAVAVEAKHDEKGIIWNETLAPFKFEIIVSNLKDEEGVKFAQGLYEDLRAAGISVLLDDRNERFGVKMNDFELMGFPYAVIVGKGLAEGTVELVTRDGLTKETVKVSEILARLKSL
- a CDS encoding heat shock protein transcriptional repressor HspR gives rise to the protein MKQYEEPVYLISVVAKVLSIHPQTLRQYEREGLLEPSRTEGKMRLYSEKDMDRIKMILSLTRDLGVNLAGVDIILQLKEQIEQSEVMIKQMKEELAKMEQGGVPSKKALVKRKNSFDLIFYDDKN
- the hemA gene encoding glutamyl-tRNA reductase, with the translated sequence MHYASVSFTHKNTDISVREKLSFSNIERKNEILRLISSSQNINECMVLSTCNRVEIIASVKTVEGASKHIIACMSLICGIPFEELQSRADIYEDNGAVHHLFAVASSLDSLVIGETQIAGQLKEAYKFARANGKCGAKLGRAMEFAFKCAAEVRNKTEISKNPISVSSVAVAKAKEIFGTLNGMVAVIVGAGEMAELAAKHLIASGARTIIVSRNKERAKNLALTLGDNNEYDALSNVAQYINKYQIIFSATAAPHPVLIDSMVETREFKRYFFDIAVPRDVAITESENIKIYAVDDLQEIVNKNLALREEQAQIAYGIVGRNTAAFFQMLRELAVTPLIKGIREQAKECAERELAKALKKGYLKHSDKEEAYRLIHQVFKAFLHSPTINLKNLAGAAGSEAQLRAIGEIFNIAEQTPQEENNEFEWENE
- a CDS encoding polyprenyl synthetase family protein; protein product: MEKIDLIMKNFIAELGYEPANAMFARINSGKKLRSKLLLKIAGESEQSLKICAIIELIHLASLLHDDVIDDANTRRGSPSINASFGTKNAVMLGDILYSKGFYELSKFPHEIAGEISGAVSKLSVGEMMDVDLSAKFNEDKFAYETMIYYKTAVLIEAAAAVGAMLAGLDARNFKIYGKNLGLAFQIIDDILDVTQDATTLGKPNFSDFKEGKTTLPYIYLYESLSEADKEKLKSLFKKDLSEAERGWVRAKMDETGAIKKSIEVAKNLGEQAIKSVEKFNIDGLENIVKSMIDREF
- a CDS encoding Do family serine endopeptidase; the encoded protein is MKKITVLSLATSCAIFAASINFNEPAEDFTRVNPEFNKNVVLSYNSSIADAKKSVVNISTTKTVSSNVADMNDMFSDPFFKDFFGFQFNIPQEKQKSSSLGSGVVISSDGYIVTNNHVVEDSDEIVVTLLDSDKEYKAKIVGTDPKTDLAIIKIDAKELKAIPFADSAKLMEGDIVFAIGNPFGVGGSITQGIVSGLNKDNIGLNQYENFIQTDASINPGNSGGALVDSRGYLVGINSAILSRSGGNNGIGFAIPSNMTKDIAKKLIEDGKIERGYIGVMIANLNEEQKEIYKNKEGALISSVESGLPADVAGLKRGDLVIKIDDKEIKNANDLKNLIGSLAPNKEITLTYERSGKIETAKIKLANANAKSSAPAAKNGTAIEGLSVTAIDDNARYKYRLPADAAGILVTDVKAGSNAEKIGFEKGDIIIQIAEENIKNMDDFNKALANAKGKKTLVWVNRGGLFQGLVIK
- a CDS encoding DUF2018 family protein yields the protein MDYDIFSQSPREKFFEILFNANKNLVENELEKTFEKFIAMSEFCEKNGFDETAQNSFISQNQTLINERLNDIYIGLSGDILSQNE
- a CDS encoding DnaJ family protein, which encodes MSNSLYETLGVSEKATGDEIKKAYRRLARKYHPDINKDPGAEDKFKEINAAYEILSDEKKRAQYDRHGDAMFGGQNFHDFASSSGMGNLDEILKNIFGGGGFGAFSSRGGFGGFRQTGGFSGFEDDEDLDSRAKVTIPFDVAVKGGEHSINFNGENIKIKIPNGINDGEKLRIKGKGSGGRGDLILTVNIAPSDEYERDGDDLYKDVLIPLKTMMFGGKIDVKTPKKDVTIKIAENSKSGQKIRLKGYGVQNRKSGIFGDLYLRARVSLPDVNALDGELAELMKQKLPEA
- a CDS encoding HAD family hydrolase, producing MKCVIFDMDGTLIDSAKAICKTVNEVRRELGLDGDLAAEFIVKAINEPGRNLGLDFYGIDKPDMKLRDNFEAKFKKNYREYATAYDGVDGLLAGLKEAGHFVALASNAPRYTLDEILQRSRIFKFFDLIVGADENVPQKPDPAMLNLILKSGKFDKAIFVGDSKKDELAARNADMKYLNVCWGFGSQSPSCDNVFTVAEAALYIEKL
- a CDS encoding potassium/proton antiporter; this translates as MLETFLLFFSILLIACIVSSKVSDRFGIPSLVVFLAVGMLAGSDGLLGIAFDSQLIAHDVGIIALIFILYTGGLDTNLKSIKPIMMSGIMLATVGVVLTAALVALLVKFLLGLTWLEALLFGAIISSTDAAAVFAILGAKEILLKNNIRPLLELESGSNDPMAIFLTVTMIQIIALNTVPDASDITVALIKQFLLGGLMGYVFGVALPGLFNRLRLEYWGLYPVFSMAWVMLLYVLAGKVGGNGFLAVYIAGMFINKKEFAHKKNLIGFHDGIAWAMQIVIFLTLGLLVNPSQLPAVALAGTVIAFWIMFIARPVGVFASLLFSRYNVKEKMFISWVGLRGVVPIVLATYPFGANLPNSELIFNTIFFVVFVSIIIQGMTLEKVAQKCGVKEEVVAEEVEMSNLPIFYHTLRQHTIRFDAEVVGKNLAELELPSDFLVLLIKRKGEYIKPTGSSVFEDGDLLLIQCEDENKYNETLKTFTA